In the Vitis vinifera cultivar Pinot Noir 40024 chromosome 2, ASM3070453v1 genome, one interval contains:
- the LOC100259920 gene encoding uncharacterized protein LOC100259920 — MALQESLAKFKKQQEKCQSTLTSIAAKAGSSKPTVPQKFTPAAPTKPPTPAVKFSNDTERLQHINSIRKAPVGAQIKRVIDLLLETRQAFTPEQINEACYVDTNANKAVFDSLRNNPKVSYDGKRFAYKSKHDLKDRSQLLVLVRKFPEGIAVIDLKDSYPSVMEDLQALKAAGQVWLLSNFDSQEDIAYPNDPRVPIKVDDDLKQFFRTIELPRDMLDIEKDLQKNGMKPATNTAKRRAMAQVHGIASKSKPKKKKHEISKRTKLTNAHLPELFQNLKDGDSSK, encoded by the exons ATGGCCTTGCAAGAAAGTTTAGCTAAATTCAAGAAGCAACAAGAAAAGTGCCAATCGACTCTCACCAGCATTGCAGCCAAGGCAGGATCTTCTAAGCCCACAGTGCCTCAGAAGTTTACCCCAGCAGCTCCTACAAAACCTCCTACACCTGCAGTAAAATTCTCCAATGATACTGAGAGACTCCAACATATTAACAGCATAAGGAAAGCCCCTGTTGGAGCTCAGATTAAACGTGTCATAGACTTGCTGCTAGAG aCAAGGCAAGCCTTTACACCGGAACAAATAAACGAAGCATGTTATGTTGATACCAATGCCAACAAAGCTGTCTTTGACAGTTTGAGGAATAATCCAAAAGTGAGCTATGATGGGAAGCGCTTTGCGTACAAG TCCAAGCATGACTTAAAGGACAGGAGTCAGCTGCTTGTCTTAGTACGAAAATTTCCAGAGGGCATTGCAGTCATTGACCTTAAGGACTCATACCCAAGTGTGATGGAAGATTTACAG gctTTGAAAGCTGCAGGGCAGGTTTGGCTGCTGTCGAACTTTGATTCACAGGAGGACATTGCTTATCCAAATGATCCCCGGGTGCCCATCAAAGTGGATGATGACCTCAAGCAGTTCTTCAGAACCATTGAACTTCCCCGTGACATGCTTGATATAGAGAAGGATCTGCAGAAGAATGGGATGAAGCCTGCTACAAACACTGCCAAGAGGAGGGCCATGGCTCAGGTTCATGGAATTGCCTCCAAGTCTAAGcccaagaagaagaagcatgaaaTCAGCAAGAGAACCAAGCTCACGAATGCCCACCTTCCAGAGCTCTTCCAGAATCTTAAGGATGGTGATTCTTCAAAGTAG
- the LOC100244522 gene encoding stress-response A/B barrel domain-containing protein UP3 isoform X2, with translation MCSTMCIQTPTFSPSTTHCFFRQPISSPFLSSSRKLYNVLRLNGGVNVQFSNGKKRGAIFSASVGQNSSNDTEGKRKVVEHICLLKAKENLSEEEEKDMLDYLYTTQYQMRGIIAITLGRISDQNIENYTHAVYMRFQRKEDLGKFYENPFYLGVLRERVMPYCHGLIYVDFESEVEDDILPIFRKGEEFNYGVEFILLISFAKSKFGGPAEDALASLAELILEFPSLIVQSTQGLNFCPSSKEYTHGVVIRFRSIEALELFTGSTEYKDVRISICHIGT, from the exons ATGTGCTCCACAATGTGCATTCAAACCCCTACTTTCAGTCCCTCAACCACTCACTGCTTCTTCAGACAGCCAATTTCTTCccccttcctttcttcttccagaaaattatataatg TTTTGAGATTGAATGGAGGTGTGAACGTGCAATTCTCGAATGGAAAGAAACGGGGAGCGATATTTTCAGCTTCTGTGGGGCAGAACTCAAGCAATGACACTGAGGGGAAGAG AAAAGTTGTGGAACACATATGTCTGCTCAAAGCAAAGGAGAATCTGTCtgaagaggaagagaaggaTATGCTGGATTATCTTTACACAACACAATACCAAATGCGTGGCATTATTGCAATCACATTAG GACGTATCTCTGATCAAAACATTGAAAACTATACCCATGCTGTCTACATGCGTTTTCAAAGAAAGGAAGACCTTGGAAAGTTCTATGAAAACCCTTTCTACTTGGGAGTTCTCAGAGAGCGTGTAATGCCTTACTGCCAT GGCCTAATTTATGTGGATTTTGAGTCTGAAGTAGAAGATGATATCCTCCCCATATTCCGGAAAGGAGAG GAGTTCAACTACGGTGTGGAGTTCATACTCCTAATTTCATTTGCTAAGAGCAAATTTGGAGGGCCTGCAGAAGACGCTTTGGCTTCTCTTGCAGAGCTGATTTTGGAGTTTCCATCCTTGATTGTGCAATCTACTCAAG GTTTGAATTTTTGTCCCAGCAGCAAGGAATATACACATGGTGTAGTGATACGCTTCCGGTCAA TTGAAGCCTTGGAGTTATTCACGGGCAGCACAGAATACAAAGATGTAAGGATATCAATATGTCATATTGGCACTTAG
- the LOC100244522 gene encoding stress-response A/B barrel domain-containing protein UP3 isoform X3, which produces MLDYLYTTQYQMRGIIAITLGRISDQNIENYTHAVYMRFQRKEDLGKFYENPFYLGVLRERVMPYCHGLIYVDFESEVEDDILPIFRKGEEFNYGVEFILLISFAKSKFGGPAEDALASLAELILEFPSLIVQSTQGLNFCPSSKEYTHGVVIRFRSIEALELFTGSTEYKDIWRSKFQMIVQKTLPIHFSVDPVGTEIM; this is translated from the exons ATGCTGGATTATCTTTACACAACACAATACCAAATGCGTGGCATTATTGCAATCACATTAG GACGTATCTCTGATCAAAACATTGAAAACTATACCCATGCTGTCTACATGCGTTTTCAAAGAAAGGAAGACCTTGGAAAGTTCTATGAAAACCCTTTCTACTTGGGAGTTCTCAGAGAGCGTGTAATGCCTTACTGCCAT GGCCTAATTTATGTGGATTTTGAGTCTGAAGTAGAAGATGATATCCTCCCCATATTCCGGAAAGGAGAG GAGTTCAACTACGGTGTGGAGTTCATACTCCTAATTTCATTTGCTAAGAGCAAATTTGGAGGGCCTGCAGAAGACGCTTTGGCTTCTCTTGCAGAGCTGATTTTGGAGTTTCCATCCTTGATTGTGCAATCTACTCAAG GTTTGAATTTTTGTCCCAGCAGCAAGGAATATACACATGGTGTAGTGATACGCTTCCGGTCAA TTGAAGCCTTGGAGTTATTCACGGGCAGCACAGAATACAAAGAT ATATGGAGGTCTAAATTCCAGATGATCGTCCAGAAAACACTTCCCATTCATTTTTCTGTTGATCCGGTGGGTACTGAGATTATGTAG
- the LOC100244522 gene encoding stress-response A/B barrel domain-containing protein UP3 isoform X1, producing the protein MCSTMCIQTPTFSPSTTHCFFRQPISSPFLSSSRKLYNVLRLNGGVNVQFSNGKKRGAIFSASVGQNSSNDTEGKRKVVEHICLLKAKENLSEEEEKDMLDYLYTTQYQMRGIIAITLGRISDQNIENYTHAVYMRFQRKEDLGKFYENPFYLGVLRERVMPYCHGLIYVDFESEVEDDILPIFRKGEEFNYGVEFILLISFAKSKFGGPAEDALASLAELILEFPSLIVQSTQGLNFCPSSKEYTHGVVIRFRSIEALELFTGSTEYKDIWRSKFQMIVQKTLPIHFSVDPVGTEIM; encoded by the exons ATGTGCTCCACAATGTGCATTCAAACCCCTACTTTCAGTCCCTCAACCACTCACTGCTTCTTCAGACAGCCAATTTCTTCccccttcctttcttcttccagaaaattatataatg TTTTGAGATTGAATGGAGGTGTGAACGTGCAATTCTCGAATGGAAAGAAACGGGGAGCGATATTTTCAGCTTCTGTGGGGCAGAACTCAAGCAATGACACTGAGGGGAAGAG AAAAGTTGTGGAACACATATGTCTGCTCAAAGCAAAGGAGAATCTGTCtgaagaggaagagaaggaTATGCTGGATTATCTTTACACAACACAATACCAAATGCGTGGCATTATTGCAATCACATTAG GACGTATCTCTGATCAAAACATTGAAAACTATACCCATGCTGTCTACATGCGTTTTCAAAGAAAGGAAGACCTTGGAAAGTTCTATGAAAACCCTTTCTACTTGGGAGTTCTCAGAGAGCGTGTAATGCCTTACTGCCAT GGCCTAATTTATGTGGATTTTGAGTCTGAAGTAGAAGATGATATCCTCCCCATATTCCGGAAAGGAGAG GAGTTCAACTACGGTGTGGAGTTCATACTCCTAATTTCATTTGCTAAGAGCAAATTTGGAGGGCCTGCAGAAGACGCTTTGGCTTCTCTTGCAGAGCTGATTTTGGAGTTTCCATCCTTGATTGTGCAATCTACTCAAG GTTTGAATTTTTGTCCCAGCAGCAAGGAATATACACATGGTGTAGTGATACGCTTCCGGTCAA TTGAAGCCTTGGAGTTATTCACGGGCAGCACAGAATACAAAGAT ATATGGAGGTCTAAATTCCAGATGATCGTCCAGAAAACACTTCCCATTCATTTTTCTGTTGATCCGGTGGGTACTGAGATTATGTAG